The Mangifera indica cultivar Alphonso unplaced genomic scaffold, CATAS_Mindica_2.1 Un_0001, whole genome shotgun sequence genomic interval CATAGATGGgggtttgagtttttttatcttCCGTGTGTATAATTTTGAGATTGGACTAAAATTTGTATGGGAAATGGTCCTTTAGCCActcttttattgaaataataatattagaaagtgaaattattattttatctcatgtatctcatttttcaaaattatcgtCTAagtctaaattaacaaaaattaaaaaaaccttttaaatatccaaattatatagcAAAGTTCTTATTTCTATTTACTTCCACCTTtaccttttcttcctttcttcctATAGATATGtgtatttttcataaattgtattttaattttacggtgttaaaataatttttaaaatgtttgggtctttttgagaaaatttagggggttattagtaattcaaaaaatttgtggtcttttaaaaactttttatatattagCCTATCctgaatagttttaaaaatgatagttatagtaaaaaaaagttgaacgtaatgtaataaattataagtataaatgtcatattacaacTATTATGGTAGTATattagtttcaaaatatatggaggtttaaaaaaaatttcaaaaattaatttatgagtttttaaacatttttaaaggTTAAGTTGTCGGgtttaaaatgttttggttTAATAGAAAACtagtttttgtttaaattaataaataataaaattaatattttgccCTTATGtcattagtttttttcttaatagagtttgattttgcatgaaaaaaatactatttatgtCAACTATGAGTGAAAATGTGTTTTAAGactaaacctttggtgggaaatactattttattgtGAGGCATGAAAAATTGGTTGTAATTGAGAGGTTCTTGCTAGATCTAACTCGAAAAGCCATAACATTATGGGATGCTTGGTtcacaaatataatatcttATTCTAAGGGTACGTTTGGTTAgaacttattaaaaattactcttgtaatttatcttttattacttacattattttgtttggtttataaataataaaatattctagtaatattttattatcaatagtgatatgacaataatataaatggtaatctgattaccatctctattttaggtattaaaaaattattaagataatcttcattttattataattatatccttatttattaattttttacaacaaaaataatcttattttcaattaatataacaaataacataaaaaaatattttagaataattatacctaaggatatttaagtaaaataatatactaatattattttattactcttaccaaaacataataattatttatatctatccaatttgtcaaattttatcaaacatagtaataatttatacccaataatcatcaagataatttatcttcaaggtaattaattaattttagtaataaaatattctccaaaccaaacacccctaaataatctatcttttataattgatattactttatttagtttgtcgaacaataaaatattttaataatctaatatTACCAATTATGATATAACAAGTAGTAtgagataatctaattattatcccaccttatatattaaaagattagattactaaagtaatgttgattttgttataattttatttttacttattaatttttaagaaaaaaaactttatttttaattattgtaataaataatattaaaaatattttataataatttttatccaaaaatattaagtaacataataatttattatttttaattaaatataataattatttataattatcaaagattaataaatataataataatttaaactaaaaatctcttaaataatttatttttatagtaacCTTTTATTACTCTTTCACTTTTTGTGAACCAAACTCAACTTAAGCGTCAGCTGCATCGCTAGGCAATACTTGTTGAATTTGAAGAGGAAATGggataaaaacatatttataccTCGACAAGACAAATACGTTTaacacttctaaatatatatttaacaaattcttCATAAGCCAAAATTCTTGCAAATCTCACTAAAAATTCCAAAAGCCCTGGATTCTTGAAGctttctatttttatgataagAGTTCTTAATACTGACATCGATAAGCAATGCATCCATAAAAGAAATCAGAGGGTCAGATTCATGTTAACTTTTCTTCAAAtgacattaaataaattttcattctgTCTCCCAGATAAATATTTACAAGATATCTTAGATTGTACCGAAAAGGATTAAGGTTCAAGTGCACAAAACGGTAAACAATATAGATTTCAAACTCAAGAAAAAAACATCTTCAGGCACTCAGTTGCATCGAGAGAATCGAAGAGAGCTTGAATTTCCGGACTTTGCTAGAATCTTGTGGTTGAAATATAACTTCAGTACTTGATCTCACAGTTACTTCCTTCCACTCAGAAGTTGACATGCCTTCACTTCGGTAGTCACGAGGACAGTACAAAACTTGGAGGCGTGAAGGAGCTGCAATTGCAATTAACAGTAAAATCAAAATAAGGGCAAACAGAACCATTATAGCATAAACAAGATTGTGGTATCTTCGTatatttggttttcttttcCCACACAAGggtgggagggagagagagctGACAGCTGAATTATGGACTCATTTTCAGGCACAATAATTGGATCATGaatggttaattaatttttgcatCATCGGCATTGATATTTGTTGCCACTAGATCACCTAAAAAGCCTTCTATGAACAATGCAACTAATATGGCAACCTTAAATGATAAATTCACCATTGTTCCTCTGCTCTTACATGtcaagaaacaaaacaaaacaaaaatcttgCTTCAATCCATTTACCTGATTGGTATTCAAACGTAAATCATATTAGGCTTTTATTTACAGCAACAGGATGACTTGCAATTTGCATTCCAAGATCATGTGACTTACCTAATTTCTTCCCTAGACACtgaacaaattttgatattattgaaaaataggaaatttattttagtttgcaTAAAAGAATTGGATTATATTACATGGAAAAGCATTAATagaagtaataattttataccaagtcAAAGTACTAGTGATTGATGGATGAAACATAAGGTTTAAAGCACCCAACCCTCTCCAGTCTAAAATATGATGTATAAGTTCACATTTCTTAGGCAAAAAGTAccataaaagagaaaagaaaagagttatAAATGCTTGAGAGAATACCTAATCCAAACATACTTGTCTTTTGGATGACTAGACGACTCACTTTCGATCTTTTGACAGATCTCAAAGCCTGTGTATCTTCTTGTTTCCCTTTAAATTCGAGAAATTCCCCTAGGACAtatttattacctttaatttcCAACCTGCAAATAAATAGTgaagtttttgtatttttcccTCAAATGGCTACAATGTACAAAACACATCAAATTTATGATGGAGAATAATTCAATCAAAGAATAACCAAACATATGAGAACATTATACTATCTGTTCCACAAACTTGGTGGGATGCAACATGTCTGACACAGGTCAAACCAAATTCTAAGGCTATTCAAACCaaccaatatataattaaattgaagtcaatgaacaaaaacaattaaaggTGAGGGCACCCTCAATGTTCTAGATTCTAATATTCATGGTATCAATGTCAAACAGGATCTTGCCAGAGTCAAGCAAGAGTGAGAGACTCTAAGCATATATTTTCAGAAAACAACACAGAATCAATTTTGTCCATTGAATTTGGATCCTAATATAGAAATTacttgtaaaaaataaaaaattattaaattgaattataaacaagttatgcattttaaaaacctaaaatcagCTAATTGCAGCCTACTATGTGAAAACCATGTGCTAGCATGCAATTTCAGTACAAACATGGATTTTACATATTCTTTGGAAAAAGATGGACCACACATCTACACCCAAAAAACTTAGACTAAAACATCAGTCTGGATATCTATGAGATAATATCTAGCACCAGCTTAGCAACATTTTATACAATAAACTGTGGCCATTTTATCAGATCACAATCTTTTTCCACTATGAGAACAGAAGCAAGGATGATAGGTCTATGTAAAACAGTTCATTACAGctagttttgttttatttttacagcAACCAGACAATTCAGGGAGTTGGACCAGAAATCCttgcaaaaaaattaaacatcataACTTTAACAAGTAATCACAACATGCTTGTTTTCATCACTGTTTGTGTAAGTGCTTTAATCTCTACTATTCAGGTTCATCTTTACAAACATGAGTAAGATACATATAAGTAACATACAAATGTTGCTCATACATGTAAACTTGTTTTCATTACTGTTTTTGTAATTGCTTTAGTCTCTACTATTCCAGGTCATCTTTACATACAAGAGTTAACATATGTATGTTAATCATACATGTAAACTTGTTTTCATCACTGTTTTTGTAAGTGCTTTAGTCTCTACTATTCAGGTTCATCTTTATGTACAAGAGTAACATACATATGATGCAGACGATTGGATTGCAGGTTTTACTATCTATGAACTAAGATTTTCTTGATTGGTATCTATATTATCCACCAAACAGTTGATTGGCATAATTCAatatatgcaaaagaaaaaaagagttaaaataCACACAGACTATTACGGtacagaaaaatttaaaaaaaaaaaaacaccaaaacCTGTCCCAGATTGGAGCTGTGCCAAGAATGAAATTGAGTTGCTGATTAATAGATTCCTGCATCTCTTTTTTTCCACCACTAAAGGCACCCTTAATCCAGCCAGATAGCATATTTTTTTGTTCTGGTTTCAATAGTGTCCACTGCTCAAAGGTAATGACCTCGGGCGGAAAATTGCCTGAATAAATGgagctaaaaaaataaaaccaaatttcaCAAGTTAATCACTGATAGTCCTCAAATATTTTACAACTAAGTGTAATAAAATCAGTGCCTTGCCCTCAGAATATAAACACAGTTAAGGGCATAACTATTGAAATGGATTCCAAATATGCAAATTCCTTTTCTGAAATATTTTCAATGTcataatcaaaatcattcatCTTTCTCTCAGTGCAACTAATATTTATAAGCAATAAAAAGCTCCATGACACAAAATATTTATGTTGAGTTTCAGCACTATAATCAACTAGGTCAAGTGCATAACCAAGAAATTTTCTACCCAAAAACTAGTCAGTCTTTGGCTGCTTCAAACATAGATAACACATTACATTTATCACCAATAGCACAggcataaatttattgtttaagatatttcatcaaaattacaGTAGTAGATATGGGACAATATAAACAGTAATTCTGTTATAATGGGATATGCATTCATCAGTTAAAGCAACTGAAAAGTACATCGAAGCTCCCCACTTGCAGCTGAATATACTAAACTGCAATCCTGGGCACACCAATACGGAGATTTAAACACATACCAAAATTTTGGATTGGGAAGTATCACTTTGTAAGAGAAATATCCTTCTGGCAAGGCGACTCCCCTTTGTTCAAGATATGATTCAAGAACTGAAGCTTGTTTTTTAACTTCCTCCACCTGAGACatagaaattacaaaaaaaaaaacaattattaataaaaatatctgtGTGGTGTATTATCCTCTGCGAAGCTACAGATATTGGAGACTTAAGGACTGGTGAAGAAaaccaaatgaaaagaaatatttaaaaatctgaTCAAAACATCTTCTAAAATAATGGAGAACAATTGTTCCATAAAGGAGCTGTACACAATGAAATACTACTAAGCTCACAACACATGGCAACTAGttctaaaaaatgaaaaatgccATTGCAATACTTTAGCTCATTCATATAATTACAATGTCATTACAAATTAAATCGCCCACAAAATATGAAGTTCAGAAATGAATAAAGATATAGAATAATATGCAGTTAATACAAACACAGCAACTGCAACAAGAAAggatcaataaattttatagtcTTAAATTCAGCATAGATAACAGTGATTGAGTTTTTAAGGGTAGCCATGTGGAACTATCAATACCAGAAGCATGCCTAAGGTCACTGTAGAAGAGACATATATAAGAGACTTACAGGGTCAGGATAATGCTGTGCTCTGTGGCCATGCTGGCCTTCACAAACCCAGCTGCCATCTCCATTGATTGATACAAATCCCGAAAAATTCTTCACAGAAACCACCACGGCCTCCCtgtaaaaaaacattaattatattgcCATGAATATTGAGAaagtaaataaagaataaataaatagagaatAAAACTAGGATTATGCTACCGTAATTCATTACATGAAATGTCAAACTAGACATTTACACGGCTATTTTGCTACTCATTTTCTGTTGACAtctgcttttttattttccaaatcaactcatataaatacataagtttaaaaaagtgCCATGGAATTATGGAGTtcacaaaattttttcttatagaaAATTCATTTGACAGTAAATTCTATGCCCAGATTAATTCATGCATTAATGTGCTAAAGGAATGGATTTTAAAGTGCAAGATTTCAGGTCCCCACCTGAAACTTTCTGTCTCGCCATAAGTTTTTGCATTACAGATTGAGTAAAACTACATAATTATACAAACTATTCCCCACAATCTGATGCAAGAACCCTGTAtgtttaaaatatcattaatctaatttgtttaaattatctctaatttaaaatcatcaaattttattaaaacacttCAATTTATTCTGGTTGAGTTTGTATAAGGAGTTTCTATATGCAGTATTATTCTTACATATTTGGCTCTGTAGCATTACCCATCGGTATTTGAGCAAGACCACATAACTTAAAACACAACTAGTTAATTTAAGCTCGTTCTACCAGAATCTACAGTAGGAAACAAAATTCTTCTATTTATCagctaaacaaataaaaaaatttgaacatcaatatatgtgataaaaaatgaaaactttaccCCTTAGTAACAAGAACAATATCTATATTCTGTCTCGAACCCGTATCCGGATCCGGAATTCGGAGCCCCACGTGTGCCTTACCTCCATAAAGCTTCTCTAATctacaaatttagtaaaattaataaataaaaaattagctttCTAATCAGAAACCATAAAAgccaaaatattaatataattaagctTAAATAAGtagaatttttaagaaaatactttaaaaaaagtaaaaaattaaacctaTTTGCAACCGAGAAAATCGCAATAGAATCGGAGGTTTCGATGTCCAAAACATCGTCACCGCAGAAAATTCGCTTGAACAGTTTGTAAATTACGAGACCGCAAAGAATCTGCACCCACATGGTGGTCGGAATCGGCTATGTTTGGTTTCCCTTAAATGAAATGTAGTGAATTTTCCTGGAAATTTTGTTTAGCTTCAAAATTCCTTTTGTTAGTCGACGAGGAGAAGAAACACGGCAACTTAAGAGCGAAGTAAAACCAATGGGCCGTTCGGCTTGGTAAAGACAAATGATCTtcacaatattaatttaatttaataaaaagccTGAATACCTCTTCCACCCAAAACTTTGATTAAATTACTCTTGtaccctttaagtttgaaaaatccatTTTTCGGTTCTTTATCcacttttgttaattaaaattgtttggtGTCACTTTAATTTCCTAATTTGTCCCTTTTTAGTGGATTACAAAACTACTTTATGCACTTAATACAAATgtcaattataaatatgtttttatattaagtagtattatatatacaatttttatatataataaataatatatcatcatataaatagattgttaaaaattaaagataaaacaacgtttaatcacataatgaaatatcattatatatatataaagctgtatatatagttttattatttatatttactaaaattataGAGATACCAAGtccttattttctctttttttttcttctattctcTCTTCCCTCTCTTTCTTCTCTCAACATCTTTAGTGGTGCATCATTGTATTAAATTCTCCACATCTATATCAAATTGTTTCCGATTATAATATTGTTGGTGCAATTTCTCGTACTagtagatttatttaaatcaaaattttgtgtAAGTTAAGCTATAATagtagtaataaaaaattgattagacTCTTGCTGATGTGAAACCGACATATTGAATTTAGATTCTTACGCACAAATAAGCTAAGATAACAACGATTAGAATTTGAACAAACTTTTAATTGAACAGAAGAGTAAAAATTCAATGTACTAACAAAGAATACTAAATgttcaatgaaaaattataattactatcAATGTAATGGAGGAAAAGGTGCAAATAAGCTGAACAAAACCGAGTAGTAATTGGCTTAAGCTCGACCCAAGAGCATATATATAGAGCTCAAGCTCACTGAGTTGGTAAGATCTTGACTTGAGTTTAAGCTTGAGTTAAAAATGGCTTACATGAgcttggattaaaaaaaaaaaaaacaatcacattttaactttatatattatatatttaccaATTatcatcatatttttaaaattaaaaaaaaaaatctcatagtGTAAGTgcaagattaaaatttttaaaattttattgatattttactctAATCGAGTTATGAGCTTGTAAACTCACTAAACTAGTCAATGCCAAGTTGATGCTTAACTCAAGAGTAGAACTCAAGTGACTCTAACTCGTGTTTAACTCGACTCATTATTGTGAAATGACTTTCTTGCTTTATTTACATAacagtttttattaaaaaattaaatcatacgtgcacaaataaacttttcaaatttaaactattaatgATCGTTATTTGATTGAAGTTTGGGCTGCATATAATCATTCCacctaataaaaatattacacaTTTTCTAAAGATATAATCTTTCATAGAAAcccaaaaattttcaaccattCAATGCAACAAACAAAACCCAAATTGCAAATCTTCTCCTCTCTACTTTCTAAAGTTCTTTAGTCGGGAAAAAAAACTACACTGGAtttcactttatttattatttatcacagttttaatttagggtttataatGTTTCAATGTTACAAAAAATCTTTATGTCACATCATTGATAGCCTCGTTTTAAATTGTTTAGGAGACTCATTGGATATAAAGGGTAAACCACCTAAGTCCATGGTTTAGAAACTTGGATTGGACCCAACTAGTTCAGTCAAGTCTTAGTGGTAATTCAATTCAAGTGAAGTTTTAAAATGGTTTAAGGTTCAAAATGATTTGAACTACGATTTAATGGAGTTGCTAAAGTTAGCatgacttttgaattttttgtctttataatttttgggaTTATGGAGCAAGCAATGCAccactaaaaattttataattaatggaCCTAACAATTGAGAGGGATTGCACTACCCCAGCCGACTCCAAAATTTAACAGAAGAGTAGTAATTCAATGTGCCAACAGAGGATACCAAATGCTCAATCGAAAAAGCTATAGAGATTGTCAATGTAACAAAGGTAACTGGTGTAAACTAGCCAACTGAGTTGAATAGTGATTAGTTTGAGCTCGACTTAAGATTGTATATATCGTCAGGTCAATAAGATCTTAACTTGAGTTCATGCTTAAGACAAAAAAGATGACTCAAGTTTAGCttgaaaaattacttttaacccctttatgttaaaaattataattaaaacctcataacatatatatttattaatcaccACCATATATTCAAAggttgaaaaaaataagattttaatggtgtaagttcaaaattaaaaacttttagggttttattaataatttacttaattcaaGTTATAATTCACTAACTCACCAAGTCAAGTAATATCAAATTGGATCCTGGTTTGAGAGTGGTTCTAACACAAGCTCGACTCAACTCGTTTGCAACCTTAAACAAAGGTGGTTACCAATTGAATGAGGTTAAATGACTTACTTTTATGTGTTACccatttttttgttagtttaaaataaatttcttgtttttctaCATAACAATTGTTATTAACAAACGTGAATAATAAGTGGATAAGTGaaccttttaaatttaaacggtgacaaatatcttttcatcaaagttcaggttggaaaatagtcattcaacctaataaaatataataaacttcaaacaacaaataaataacaaagaaaataatatttgaattaagaaaaacttaaaacaaaaaaataattgatagaGAAGTATCCACAAACATAGAGAAAACAATTTAGGCAAGAATACTTATTTGAATAGTAGTAGATGGGTatcattatcaattattaatttttttcttttaacaagaaaaactGAATTTATTTGACCTTAAATGTATAAGGGTATTTTCTAGGGGTGAACAAAATCGGTTAACTGGTTTTGCCAACTGAACAGAATAttcagttttataaaaattacgaGCCAAAACCGAACCATTTTATACATTAACTAATTTATAACCAAACTGAAATTATTGGATAGCCGATCCAAATTTTGGTTACCCaattttgaaccgaattttaacaattaatatttcaaaatttcaattaagtttttaatatgaattgttttat includes:
- the LOC123205108 gene encoding uncharacterized protein LOC123205108 isoform X2, which codes for MWVQILCGLVIYKLFKRIFCGDDVLDIETSDSIAIFSVANRLEKLYGGKAHVGLRIPDPDTGSRQNIDIVLVTKGEAVVVSVKNFSGFVSINGDGSWVCEGQHGHRAQHYPDPVEEVKKQASVLESYLEQRGVALPEGYFSYKVILPNPKFCSIYSGNFPPEVITFEQWTLLKPEQKNMLSGWIKGAFSGGKKEMQESINQQLNFILGTAPIWDRLEIKGNKYVLGEFLEFKGKQEDTQALRSVKRSKVSRLVIQKTTPSRLQVLYCPRDYRSEGMSTSEWKEVTVRSSTEVIFQPQDSSKVRKFKLSSILSMQLSA
- the LOC123205108 gene encoding uncharacterized protein LOC123205108 isoform X1, whose amino-acid sequence is MWVQILCGLVIYKLFKRIFCGDDVLDIETSDSIAIFSVANRLEKLYGGKAHVGLRIPDPDTGSRQNIDIVLVTKGEAVVVSVKNFSGFVSINGDGSWVCEGQHGHRAQHYPDPVEEVKKQASVLESYLEQRGVALPEGYFSYKVILPNPKFCSIYSGNFPPEVITFEQWTLLKPEQKNMLSGWIKGAFSGGKKEMQESINQQLNFILGTAPIWDRLEIKGNKYVLGEFLEFKGKQEDTQALRSVKRSKVSRLVIQKTSMFGLAPSRLQVLYCPRDYRSEGMSTSEWKEVTVRSSTEVIFQPQDSSKVRKFKLSSILSMQLSA